Proteins encoded by one window of Amaranthus tricolor cultivar Red isolate AtriRed21 chromosome 4, ASM2621246v1, whole genome shotgun sequence:
- the LOC130811355 gene encoding uncharacterized protein LOC130811355 isoform X3, whose translation MASFLSHTSSASPFSTDYKYITTLKFHHLSPKIYRFKGYAQNKEKSNNSSVTTQKKDKGEPENVVLKVAWYASELLGIAASVLRSPSSDVVEECSSLPCDDNGAVDRAVVVQTIKQDFQRSYFVTGNLTLGAYEVECEFADPAGSFKGLKRFKRNCTNFGSLITKSDMKLTKWEDFEDKGIGHWRFSCILSFPWKPILSGMWSIGMFQRWHC comes from the exons ATGGCTTCTTTTCTTTCACATACTTCATCAGCATCACCCTTCAGCACagattataaatatataactaCCCTTAAATTCCATCATTTATCCCCCAAAATATACAGATTTAAGGGCTATgcacaaaataaagaaaagagtAATAATAGTTCAGTCACAACACAGAAAAAAGATAAAGGGGAACCTGAAAATGTGGTGCTTAAAGTAGCATGGTATGCTTCTGAACTTCTGGGTATTGCTGCTTCTGTTCTCCGATCACCGTCTTCCGATGTTGTCGAGGAATGTTCCAGCCTTCCTTGTGATGATAATGGTGCTGTTGATCGAGCTGTTGTGGTTCAAACCATCAAACAAGACTTTCAAAGGTCTTACTTTGTCACAG GAAATCTGACGCTTGGTGCGTATGAAGTCGAATGTGAATTTGCTGATCCAGCAGGCTCATTCAAAGGGCTTAAAAGATTTAAGAGGAATTGTACCAACTTTGGCTCCCTTATTACAAAATCTGACATGAAACTTACAAAATGGGAAGACTTTGAG GACAAGGGCATTGGACATTGGCGTTTTAGCTgtatcttgtctttcccttggaAGCCTATCCTTTCTG
- the LOC130811358 gene encoding 50S ribosomal protein L5, chloroplastic: MASTSLLQSTSSTFSGIKLPCRTSVFLRAGFSSVTVKASAGAAVFVDKAEADNVNRLKTSYLEKIVPLLKEEFSYSNILEVPKIDKIVVNCGIGEASQNAKGLDAAMNELALITGQRPVKTKAKKSIAGFKVREGMTLGIAVTLRGNVMYAFLDRLINLALPRTRDFQGVNPNSFDGNGNYSIGFREQSVFPEIKPEIVGKARGMDVCITTTAKTDKEAFRLLTLMGMPFRESSGPSTLIRKKKLKSHHFDSKSRGRR, from the exons ATGGCTTCCACTTCGCTACTTCAGTCAACTTCTTCTACTTTCTCCGGAATCAAACTTCCATGCCGGACTTCTGTCTTTCTTCGGGCCGGATTCTCATCAGTTACGGTGAAAGCTTCTGCTGGAGCCGCGGTTTTTGTCGACAAAGCCGAAGCCGATAATGTTAATCGTCTTAAAACTTCTTATTTAGAGAAAATTGTTCCTCTTCTCAAGGAAGAGTTCTCTTACTCCAACATTCTTGAG GTTCCCAAGATTGACAAGATAGTGGTGAACTGTGGAATTGGAGAGGCTTCACAAAATGCAAAGGGTTTGGATGCTGCAATGAACGAGTTGGCACTCATCACTGGTCAGAGGCCCGTAAAgacaaaagcaaaaaaatccaTTGCAGGTTTTAAGGTCAGAGAAGGTATGACGCTTGGGATCGCAGTCACACTTCGAGGAAAT GTCATGTATGCATTCCTGGACCGTCTTATCAACTTGGCACTTCCTCGAACAAGGGATTTCCAAGGTGTGAATCCAAATAGTTTTGATGGTAACGGGAATTACAGCATCGGGTTTCGTGAACAAAGTGTGTTTCCAGAGATCAAACCCGAAATTGTCGGTAAGGCTAGGGGAATGGATGTTTGCATAACGACAACAGCTAAGACAGACAAGGAAGCCTTCAGGCTGCTAACCCTAATGGGAATGCCATTTAGAGAGAGTAGTGGACCATCTACTCTCATTCGCAAGAAGAAGTTGAAGTCTCACCACTTCGACTCGAAATCAAGGGGTAGGAGATAG
- the LOC130811359 gene encoding uncharacterized protein LOC130811359 has protein sequence MSSVSSEVEERPLEAQAKDSSSESSKKPIRSYSRDFLLSLSGLEVCKKLPEGFDASLLSEFGTQDRPRALGSSSQQGFKRPDYGSSLPARGDSGSYSRGLNRWDSRSSGRSDTDTDSESGRRYGGQARRSWQGPEHDGLLGSGSFPRPAGFAAGAPAPRFRPNDNIHLNRSNEPYQPPRPYKAIPHSRREANDSFNDETFGSADDASEDRVEEEKKRRAEFELMRKEQQKSLQEKHKFNKGKSEDPFSDFGQLDNSSDGKASSDLDKVLKQTPQEDFNKLSVPSQAPPSRPLVPPGFVSSVDKSSIAKSMVHAELLEIETRELEDSHQDVKNKIQGRDFGDPHSQICGTSVIKAEKVKDLSSVLQSADLAEAKVLPGVNEVLEDGEIIGIDFEATKPPNLLGEPACSTSILDKLFGNASTVSNNNTSKFVEDNAETDGIWTSNMLQSKFSNWFPEDDRKHPVDVSSEKSNSLLSLFVGGEKGGSNVPDISPMESVITPGTEVVHNMSNSYSATAELSEQFSNSSYATEKKPAVLTCEDLEQSILSEFGGDKSDSQPDHALDVKVGHPTNNVDNQASQHLLSLLQRGIGSKDVPSVSLEERTTVKPFDQEVGQVDVLDGSVNDANRLPNPAKTLTLESLFGTAFMNELHSAQGNASNSARTDNLDGVLFPSVMNGNGINHSASNNGEWLGFNDAIKDVEFSKQSAVDASKFTGIDRGFQVALPEEDSLINLVDPINAQNSMSVNNSGSYDSDLLPSSSSIPVDVMEKLVALGGTPRHERSMVGGHDPRLLHSPFDMVNPELGFQNLHPPTSSLQHHASQMNYSRPLFHGLDSHPAHLDPQLNFVPPEAIIHHDAPAHHQFPANMGHPSITHPSSGLTGFDRPIPAPILQQMHMAGNLPPPRLARGFPGSAPVPLHPSHNPAGYVQESNPVQNFPFGQRQSFFGGPGMGPTGPEHGVSDNPPEAFQRLLEMELRANPKQMHPYPFAAGASRAMYGHELDTGLRYR, from the exons ATGTCAAGTGTGAGTAGCGAAGTTGAGGAACGACCCTTGGAGGCACAGGCGAAGGATTCGAGTTCAGAATCTTCAAA AAAACCAATAAGATCATACTCTAGGGATTTTCTTTTATCATTGAGTGGGCTTGAAGTTTGTAAAAAGTTACCTGAGGGATTTGATGCTTCACTTCTGAG CGAATTCGGCACCCAAGACCGTCCTCGAGCTCTGGGAAGCTCATCTCAGCAAGGTTTCAAACGACCAGACTATGGATCATCCCTACCAGCTAGAGGGGATTCGGGTAGTTATTCTAGAGGACTGAATAGATGGGATAGTCGTTCTAGTGGACGAAGCGACACTGATACTGATTCAG AGTCAGGAAGGCGTTATGGAGGCCAGGCGAGGCGGTCCTGGCAGGGTCCTGAACATGATGGTCTTCTTGGAAGTGGTTCATTTCCCAGACCTGCTGGATTTGCAGCAGGAGCACCAGCTCCAAGGTTCCGTCCTAATGACAACATACATCTTAACAGGAGCAATGAACCTTATCAGCCTCCTCGTCCATATAAG GCTATTCCTCATTCTCGTAGGGAAGCTAATGACTCATTTAATGATGAGACATTTGGTTCAGCTGATGATGCCAGTGAGGATAGGGTGGAGGAAGAGAAAAAACGGAGAG CTGAGTTTGAACTTATGAGGAAAGAGCAGCAAAAATCTCTTCAAGAGAAACATAAATTCAATAAAGGCAAGTCAGAGGAtcccttttctgattttggACAGCTGGACAATTCGAGTGATGGTAAAGCCTCGAGTGACTTGGATAAAGTATTGAAACAGACTCCTCAAGAGGACTTCAACAAGCTTTCTGTCCCCTCACAAGCACCTCCATCTAGGCCGCTTGTGCCCCCGGGTTTTGTCAGCAGTGTTGATAAAAGTTCTATTGCCAAGTCCATGGTTCATGCTGAACTTTTGGAG ATTGAAACAAGAGAATTGGAAGATAGTCATCAGGATGTGAAAAACAAAATTCAGGGAAGAGATTTCGGTGACCCCCATAGTCAGATATGTGGCACATCAGTTATTAAGGCGGAAAAAGTGAAAGACTTATCTTCAGTGCTTCAAAGTGCTGATCTTGCAGAGGCAAAAGTACTCCCTGGTGTTAATGAGGTCCTTGAGGATGGTGAAATTATCGGGATAGATTTTGAGGCAACTAAACCACCGAATTTACTGGGTGAACCTGCGTGTTCAACATCCATCTTAGACAAGCTATTTGGCAATGCTTCAACAGTCAGCAATAACAATACTTCTAAATTTGTGGAG GATAATGCTGAAACAGATGGTATTTGGACCTCTAATATGCTACAATCTAAGTTTTCTAATTGGTTTCCTGAAGACG ACAGGAAACATCCCGTTGACGTATCTTCTGAGAAGTCAAATAGTTTGCTCTCACTATTCGTTGGTGGTGAAAAAGGTGGATCCAACGTCCCTGACATTTCACCCATGGAATCAGTCATTACCCCTGGAACGGAAGTGGTGCACAACATGTCCAATTCATATTCTGCAACTGCCGAATTATCCGAGCAATTTTCTAACAGTAGCTACGCTACAGAAAAGAAGCCTGCTGTGTTGACTTGTGAAGATCTTGAGCAGTCCATTCTTTCAGAATTTGGCGGTGATAAATCTGATTCTCAGCCTGATCACGCGTTAGATGTGAAAGTTGGACATCCGACAAATAATGTTGACAATCAAGCTTCACAACATCTTCTTTCCTTGCTGCAGCGAGGAATTGGGTCAAAAGATGTGCCATCGGTCTCACTTGAAGAAAGAACTACCGTTAAACCATTTGATCAGGAGGTTGGTCAAGTAGATGTACTTGATGGCAGCGTAAATGATGCTAATAGGCTACCTAATCCAGCCAAGACATTGACCCTTGAATCATTATTTGGGACAGCTTTTATGAATGAATTGCACTCTGCCCAAGGAAATGCAAGTAATTCTGCCAGAACTGATAATTTGGATGGTGTGCTCTTTCCTTCTGTGATGAATGGAAATGGAATCAATCATTCGGCTTCAAATAATGGGGAATGGTTAGGGTTTAATGATGCTATTAAAGATGTAGAATTCTCTAAACAATCAGCTGTAGATGCTTCTAAATTTACTGGTATTGATAGGGGATTTCAAGTTGCACTTCCCGAAGAAGATTCCTTGATTAATCTCGTTGATCCTATAAATGCTCAGAATTCCATGTCGGTAAACAATTCAGGTTCATATGACTCAGACTTACTACCCTCGTCATCAAGCATTCCCGTTGATGTTATGGAAAAACTTGTAGCACTAGGTGGGACTCCTAGACATGAAAGATCTATGGTAGGGGGGCATGACCCACGTTTGTTGCATAGTCCGTTTGATATGGTGAATCCTGAACTCGGTTTCCAAAACTTGCACCCACCAACGTCTTCTCTGCAGCACCACGCTTCCCAAATGAATTACAGCAGACCACTATTTCATGGTTTGGATTCGCATCCTGCGCATCTTGATCCACAGTTAAACTTCGTTCCTCCGGAGGCTATTATTCATCATGACGCTCCAGCACATCATCAGTTTCCTGCAAACATGGGTCACCCTTCTATTACACACCCTAGTTCTGGTCTAACAGGGTTTGATCGTCCCATTCCCGCTCCTATCTTGCAGCAGATGCACATGGCCGGAAATCTTCCTCCACCGCGTTTGGCTAGGGGATTTCCTGGTTCTGCTCCTGTGCCTCTTCATCCCAGTCACAATCCTGCCGGCTACGTTCAAGAGTCTAACCCAGTACAAAATTTCCCATTTGGTCAACGACAGTCATTTTTCGGTGGCCCTGGAATGGGCCCGACAG GTCCCGAACATGGTGTGAGTGACAACCCTCCCGAAGCATTTCAAAGACTACTGGAGATGGAACTTCGAGCAAATCCAAAACAAATGCACCCGTACCCATTTGCAGCTGGTGCTAGCCGAGCCATGTATGGACACGAGCTGGACACAGGTCTTAGGTACAGATAA
- the LOC130811357 gene encoding sphingoid long-chain bases kinase 2, mitochondrial, translating into MIHGVAIPVRMRFTAAQNLPPSMAPDFSHSSTHLPSRRSDLVFIVNPQGANGKTAKEWKKLLPYLRSRLSSDCNICESFTSGPFHATDITREAIREGANAVVAVGGDGTLHEVVNGFFFQGKPVSSKVEMSAPTTALGLIPLGTGSDFARTFGWKNDPYEAVERIAKGLRSRIDVGVITNENREPHYFINVADIHLSAKAGYYASRYKTFGNLCYVIGALQAFMGHENVDLRVKIDDGEWMKYPQVTALCIGNAKYFGGGMKITPNADPSNGNLEVVFLQDFKWYDFILNLHKLYNGTHLSLRNVSSKSVRSIEVEQIENNGTIFIQSDGEHLGFLPRKIRILAGAIEMLT; encoded by the exons ATGATTCATGGAGTTGCCATACCAGTACGGATGAGGTTTACAGCAGCTCAAAATCTTCCTCCTTCAATGGCTCCCGATTTTTCTCACTCTTCTACTCACCTTCCTTCTCGTCGCTCTGATCTCGTTTTCATCGTCAATCCTCAAG GGGCAAATGGTAAAACTGCGAAAGAATGGAAGAAACTTTTGCCATATTTGAGGTCTCGTCTTTCTTCTGATTGCAAT ATATGTGAGTCTTTTACATCAGGTCCCTTCCATGCTACTGATATAACAagagag GCTATCCGGGAGGGTGCAAATGCTGTAGTTGCCGTGGGTGGTGATGGAACCCTTCATGAG GTCGTGAATGGCTTCTTTTTTCAAGGGAAACCTGTTTCTAGCAAAGTTGAAATGTCTGCTCCTACAACTGCACTTGGT CTTATTCCCTTGGGCACTGGTTCTGATTTTGCCAGAACATTTGGCTG GAAAAATGACCCTTACGAGGCTGTTGAGCGCATAGCTAAAG GGCTGAGATCGCGTATCGATGTTGGTGTCATAACAAATGAGAATAGAGAACCACATTATTTCATAAATGTTGCTGATATTCACTT GAGTGCAAAGGCAGGCTACTATGCTTCCAGGTATAAAACTTTTGGAAACTTATGCTACGTCATTGGAGCCTTGCAAGCCTTCATGGGGCACGAGAATGTAGATCTCAGGGTGAAG ATTGATGATGGTGAATGGATGAAGTACCCTCAAGTTACTGCTCTATGCATTGGAAATGCAAAATATTTTGGTGGTGGCATGAAGATTACCCCCAATGCAGACCCTTCTAATGGAAATCTCGAG GTTGTGTTCCTTCAGGATTTCAAGTGGTATGACTTCATTCTGAATTTGCACAAGTTGTATAACGGGACACATCTATCACTTAGAAATGTATCATCCAAAAG TGTACGTTCCATAGAGGTGGAGCAAATTGAGAACAATGGCACCATCTTTATTCAGTCTGATGGAGAACATTTAGGTTTCCTGCCCAGAAAAATACGCATTTTAGCAGGTGCTATCGAGATGCTGACATGA